The window TTGTGTACCAAGggatgataaaaattaaacaacagTTAGATGGAATACGGATGGTTGATGATATAAGAAATCGTCCAGATAGGTTGATTCGGGTGAAAAATTCATCATCAGAAGGATATTTTGACCAAccggtgtgacattttaacttttaattgtctcacttgtgaaatttttagtaataaagaGGTAATATGTAGAAAACTTTGAAGTCTCTACATCCCTCACTAATGTAAatcggacatatgtttatatgaagtttttttcctttaaatgacCTCACCTTTCATCTGCCTCACTTTGTCGGTGCGCTAAAAATCACACGTTAATGGAGGCCACATGACGCACTAAATTTTCAAGGTGTAATTTTTAGGTCATTTTCGACTTCGAACaagttctttatttttttttagttttcttaaataaattaaaaaatatcatcaaaaacaatttttacttattttttcattaaaaaaaaatccgctGCTGGCTCTGAGCAACACCCAAAGTATCCCAATATCCCTAACTTCTGTGGGGCAGTTCATTTCGTCATTTATGCAACCATGAGATACAAGGGCCCATTCGAGTTCTACGGGGTGCATGTGACGGGGGGTGTGTGTCGTGGCGGTGCGACTTGAATAAGACCGAATTCGTGCCACAAAGATCCATGCATGAAGCTCATAAGCATACAAGTCACGTAATAGTATATTGTGTATCTAGTGAAGAAAGGAACATGTGTTCCGCTGATGATGAAGATTGTTAGGCAAGCTGAATATCAGTTCGTTATTAAGTAGACGCCGACAAACGCTCTTTGTCCACATGCCATACACTATTTCTTACGTGCCCTTAGATTATTCAGATCTCGCCTTCAATTGTAAAGGTAAAAAGGCCTACTAAAATGCCAGTAATGATGTGAAAACACATTTTCGTGAGCTCTtcgtttagaaaaaaatgcgcATTTCTCACATCGCATTGCTACCTGGATAGGAAAACCTAAGAATCGCTCACTGGAGTGTTTTGTACTGGACCTTTCTCTCTTTCCCTGTAAGAGGATCCTTCAGCCTGGCATCGTATCGAGCATACACAATCAATTGGCAAAACTTCCGGAATCTGCTTTCTCTGGGAACTGCGAACAGTGGAGTGTCGAAAAAGGGGTGGTTTTCTCGCAAGTCTTCCTCTCTCTGATTTCTAGATACCGCAATGTAAATCTAAAAGAATTGAAGCGCCTACGCCTTACCTCCTCATCTCTGCTTGCTGCCTCTTGGCCTGCAACAGTTTAATGTCCAAATCGTGAGGCCTAGCCCTGGCCGAAGTCACTCGATTAACCCCAATGTCGCCATTTTCCATGAGGTGCTCGTAGGTTTGCTTCAGTTTAATCGAGCCAGATCTAACCGAGCGTCTGATCGATCTGGATCCGAATCTACgaccaaaatacaattaaattgAACCAGAATGTCGCCCAATTTCTCCAGACACAAGAGACTTCTCTTATTAATTTGTGCTCTAGAGTGTCTTAAGTTTGTTCTTCTAGAGCTAAATCGTTTTTACTTCTAGGGGATCTACGGAATTTTGGCATGCCAATGATTTCACTACTCGGTGGAACTAAATTTTGGTAGCCGATTAGTTGGGGTCACTCACTTCTTATGGTCAATACGTAACTGTTTCACACTGTTTACAGTCCCTTGAGGTTTCAGGGGCCCTTTGCTGCCCGGAACGGGAATGATGGAGGAATCCCCCAGCATGAGCCTTTGATTGTTTGAGTCGCTGGAAAATAAAGACAATGCGAGAGTTCGAATGGGGTGACAGTTGGAGGAAATCTTTGGTATTGGAGCAATCGATGGTTTCTCGCAGTAAAGCTCTTTTGTCGAAATATTGGTATTATTAACATTATGGTATATTTACGCGCTAGTGTTTGAAATGGATAAGTCGAAAACTAcggaatttcatgaaataGTGGCTCTTTGAAAATCAACGAACATGATGATTTCGTGAtgcttcaatattttcattgcgGCACAAAGaggataaaaaattttgggcAAGTTCAATGCCATTCGCACCATTTTCAATAGCATATGGGTTGGCAGACTGAAAAGTCTCCACCCaggtttttttcttgtaaacgaatatatgaaaatatgCTCAGACATGAAAACTATAGTTTTCAGGGGTACGCGTGTTTTTCATATATGCCCCTCCTCTGTTCCTAAATATACGAAGGGACGGGTGCGAAAGGGAGAGGGTTGATCTTCTTTTAAAAGCAACTGAATTACTTTTGTTATGGAACCCCCCTCGTATTATTTGGCTAATAAATAAAGTGAACAAGGAAaggtattaataataatatttttagattttacttGGCCCTTCGAAAAACCTGCTATTATCAGTTTCTTTCTCCCAAAAACAGGTGAATTGGAAGACGAGATCATACTGAATGGCCCGCAAAATCTCCTGATTTGTCCCCATTGGACTGTTTCTTGTGGGggcatttgaaattttcaaattttatgcgATCAAACTCAATTCTTCAGAAGACGTGCGCCAACAAATAACTTCGAAGTACTCCATAATGATCGCGAACATTGCGCACAGTGCGTTTATAATTGCAAGGAAGTTGAAAGTGAACATTTTCAACGGTTACTTCATTGGCACAAGTTGCaagaaattttgttacttttagTTCTCATGAACTACTTAATTGATTCAAACGAGGAAGGTCCCATAACAAACCGAATTTAATTCCCTTTAAAACAAGATATGTCTCGCCCGCTCCCCTTTCCTCACCCATCCCCTCGCAGTTGTTGGAGCAGGGCGGTGCAAAAATCTGTAACATGACCTGAAGAATGCAAGCAACGAGCTTTCATATTACAATTTGTTAATATACGATGAGATCTTTTTTAACTACGAAttcatgaatttaaaaaatcaaaactcaacatttacgcggatttaaaaaacctttaaagTGAGGTATTCATTGTGCCGAAAATATCATCAGAATGAGAAGTTCTGATATGAATACTGTGAAGTACAGTATTTTTCATCTTATAGTATGAAAAGGAGTATGAAATATGAAGAATGAGATGAGTATGAAGAATAATTTTCTCTGCAATAGAAACTGGGACTGCTTGGTTGtcctttaaaaattcttctgaTAGGCACAATTTCTAGTATATTTCACTTGGCtctaaacattaatttaataaatatatcctaaatattttatcttaaTCTCACATGCTTGAATGATGCACTAAAGGGAATTATCAGAAAAAATACATGTAGCCCAGGGATtactacaaaaatttcattccgaAAATTACCTAATTAAATTGGATCAGGGAATGTGTATGAAATGCTGACTTAAATCTCCTTATAGGATCAAAACTCCGGTACCTACAATACCAACCTTATGATATGGGACACGGTGGTCTTCTTCAGCTTGATATTCACGCTTCGAACTTTGGGCaacttattcaaaatattcaaaggCCGTTGCTTTCTGTAGACAATCTTGGAATCGAACATCTCCTCAGCTGTAAGCCTTTTAATGCCGGTTTCCGCATTCTCTTCATCTTCCGTTTCATAGACAAATTGCCTCATAAAACTTTCCCGCACCTGCAAGTAATATTAAAATGCAACAGAAAAATCAGGACCGAACTAAAACCTTAGGAAGATTGAAATCCGATGGAACTTTGTGCAAGGTCACCATCAGAGGACTATCGGGAAACTTCTCAAAAATCCTCAATCTGAACGGCAAAGTCTCTTTAATCTCGGCACTTTGCTCTCGATACTTCAACTGCTTTAACTTCTTAATATCTTCATCCAACTCTAGATTATCCAAAATAACTGCTACGAACAAACTCAACACAATCTGAAACAAAGatcatatctcgaaaacccTGGAAATACTGCATAGTACCAAACTCACCAAAGTAACGAACAAATGGTACATGATGAAGTAAAAAGCCACCCAGGGGGCAATCATGGAAGGCGTTCTATACATCGTTTCATCCATGACCTCCACCCAGGCCTCTTGAGTCAGGATTTGAAACATGGACATGAAGGCTTCGGAGAAAGTTTCGAATTTTGTGAAATCCAGGAAACAGAAGAGTTGCATGGAGACGCTGGAGGAGATAATCAGCAAACACATGGTGAATATTATGAGACTGCCCAGTTTCTTGCCAGGGCcgaaaattttgtaaacaaagTCCTCCAAGAGGGGCGAAGCCTTGATTAGGCGAACTACTCTGAGAACCTGGAAAAATGTGAATCCTGTCATGTAGAAGCCTGAAAAGAATTCATTATTGATTTTatggagattttttttgttggatgATTCACCAGGTATGACGTGGATGGTAGTCCCCATTGCGCATAACAATTCGAACTTATGGATGGAGTGTTTCCAATAGCCCCTCCACCCGAGGcaccatattttaaaaattgcctcCAAGTTTAACAAAACAGTAAAGCCGAGTtccaaaaaatagtacttctcATAAAACACCTCCCTGGGCGTTTTATCATGGTTGAACCGCATCGATGCGGTTACCACAGCATTAGCCAAAATAACCCCCATTACCAGACTGCGGAAATAGGGgctttgcaatattttctggCAGAAATCCGGTGCCGTACTGCCATGCTTATTATCATCAAGAGTTACCAACTTCCAACCCCGGTCATCTCCTACTAGAATCTGGAACAATTTTTACTGATACCAGAAAATCAAAAAGGACATTAGCTTGCCTGTGAAGCAGAACTAGTACTGATTTGGCCCCGGATGCCCCACATTTGCTGAAATTGCACCCGCATCTCATTGAAAGTCTCAGTGATGACGGCTATGAAGACGTTTTTGACCAGCCAAGCCAAAAAGAAGATGAGAGTGCTGAAGTAGGAGACAGCCATCCAGGCTGGTAATGAATCTATTGATCTGTACATTATAAAAACCCAACCTTCTTGAGATGCTGCCTGGTATACTGTGAAGATGCTGGTGACTGTAAGGTAGCAAAAAAACGCGtggagaaaattttcaaaaatgactaTTGTTTGCCTGATCTTACTGAGtaaatttcaagatttttccaaaattctggaaaatagcaattttctaCTCACCTGAATTCAACAGAAAATAAGTTGCTATAAACGCACACTCTCACCTTTTATTTTACTGAATTTTACTTACCAAATTCATCGAATCCATTGAAACCGATAATATACCTAGAAACTCCTTCCATTTTCATGCATTTCATTCCTATTGAGCACTGATACCCTGAGGTTGGATCTAGGGAACAGAACGTATCCGGTATAGCCAAGCTATTTATTGTCACGTCCCtgtgaataattaatttattagcgTGAAATTCGGCAAACCCTAAAGTTCAAAGTGTACTTGGGTTCCTTGGTACTGTTGATAACACAATGGTTCTTCAATTCGCCAAAAAACTGGACGCCAAGCAGCCCGTAAAGAGACatgaagaacaaaaaaaataaggtaACGTTGTAGATTTGCTGACTAGATCGtctaaaaaatacacaaatttccactaaaaatccttaatttcatttgaattccgaagttttattacttgaaaatttggttAATTCTGGATTTAGGCATGGAGAATTTGAgaaataccctcaaaaatcGGATTACGATTAAAGGGCGCGGGGCTCGTATGATCGAAATATAGGAGTAAGCAGGAACAATCCCAATTATTTCGAATACTTGGAGGATGATGGATATCCAGAGAAAGAAAACCATGCTGGCGTCAAACTGGCACCAATGATCTTTGAGATAAGATTTTTCACCCTAGAAAAATTCTGCGTTTAAATAGTAATTAAACGTTAAAGAGGCTCAAACCTTAAGAATACCGCGAATATGCATTTTGGCGATCATTTCAGCGGTAAAGAGCAGGGCAACAGCAGAATCAACAGTGATTGTGGCTGTTTGCATAAAAGGGAACAGATCGAAGGTTTTTGGAGTATTACTGCAGACAGAGGCAAGACTGAGTAACGCACAGCTTCTCATTATACGCCGGACCCATCTCTACGAGTAATACCATAAATTTCATGGGTATTACGCATGTGGTGCTTACCTTATTAACCCATTCGATGTCAGCATTCTCGTTAAAGGCTTCGTCGGGTCCGTAATCAGCTAACACGGGCTCGCCTTTAAGGCTCTGCTTGCGGCCCAGCATCATTTTGAGGCGTTCCGTGATAATTTTGGTAGAAATTTTGTCTAAAAATCACTGTATTCAAGGTTCAGCCTTATACGTACATTAAACTTACGCTATTTTTCTAAACACCCTTGATAAAACTcagagaaatttaaattagctTTGCTCGCTCTTACAAAGCCAGATATGAAGAGTTTCACCCAAATATAAAAGACCATGCTAGTGCTGTTCTTTAATGCTAATAATGCATTGATTGGCGTTATATGATCGTTTTTAACACGCACATCTTGGAATATTTGTCGCCACTGTGATTTTCCCGGATCGTGGGGATCCAGATGATATTTAGGTCCAGAGCGCGGAAATCGATAATTTAGAGCGCGCACCATTGTAAGCTGCGTTCTGGAATCATCTCACTTTTTAGGTAATTTAAAGGAGCAGCGTAACTCAATTTTGAggaagaatttgaatttaaggACGAGGCAATTTTCCAGATATAACTTCTTTTTAATGTCAACCTCTATACCGGTTTTAAGTAGTTGAAATATATCCTGTGGTTCGACCTACCAAAaggttaaaaatattcatttcttTCGCTTCCTTTTACctttcaaaacatatttttcaagcTCTACTCCCCGAGTATGTATGTATCTACGTATGTACTCCAAGGGAAGACCTTGTTATTCAGCAACTCTCAGAGTTCAAATAAACCAATATCGGCGTAACTAGATCATATAAGTACCTTATGTACCTACCTATCTAATCCATTTTCCCTAATCTTGGGTTATTCACATTCACGCACAATTAAAATCTCAAAATCGCGGGTGCGAATGTTACacttataataataaagaataaaacttcatatattatattttttttgtagtaaCCAGAACCTgctcatattaaaaaaatccgaaattcttcaataaaaGATTGAGGACTAGTAATCTtgagaaaattgatatttcttgacaatatggcagttttcataaatttttgacGGGATTTCGTTTGGATCATTCAAAGAAGAAACTAATATCTtagtaaccctgtataatgaaaaaaattggtatttgGCTTGGACGTATCGATAAATAAATCACCACACAAAGGTTAAAAAAccaatatattaattaatgggAGCAATGactatattcaattttaagtgATCCCTACTAGGACCGACAAGATAAGGCGTCTCATGCACCGGCTGTAACGCCGCTGCCGTATTCAGCTCAGTAAACGGAATCAAATCATCtatgttcagaattttatGTTGCGGTGTGAAATGGTGTACTCGTTCTACGACCTCCATTACATGCTCCACACCTCCTTGAACTCCATAAATGAGAATAGAAACCCTGACACGCATGTCCGGCTCCGGGTAGTCTCTGCAAGTCAGGGAGAGACGAACTGTTCGGAGAATTTCTTCGGGAACTTCTAGCGTACCTGAAATCGTTCTTGTTTGTGTTGTTTCGCTTCAAAAACCTTCTTTAAAGCCAATTTACCTTGCCACACAATTAGATAACACCGTTTAAAATGTATTCCCTTCGGGTAGAGCTCAACCACCCACTCACTTATGTTATGTGACTGGTGCTCTGCCGCAGATAAGTGGGATGAAAATACGAATGTACTGGTATGATAACTCTGCAAATTCCAGAAGTTTTCTATACTTAAAGATGCAGAGTAGCTATCTGACGTGTAGAGGCGAGgagtaaataaatgtttctctTTACTATAGTATGGCAGTAATTGATCAGTGTAAcctataaaaaaacatttttcacagcAGAATCCTTCTATAAACTCAAATTAAACTATAAAAAAGGTTCAAataaaatgtgcaaaaatgaaAGAAGTAGTGaagagataaataaaaaagttgtattttcaATATAGGACCGCTATAGCGagaaaagtagtaaaaatgatttttttaaattatatttctaGAGCTCTGAGGAGGATTCTCAACAATGTGCTGAAAAGTTTGGATGCCTTAttaaatcaccctgtacaatcataaaaaaacaaaatttttatgttattttatcttTGTAACTAACCTGAATGGTATTTCATTCCAATGGCCATTCTATCAACAAAGAATTCTTTATGCTGTTTTATTAGTGGTGATAATAACAGATCTGCTAATTCCCTAGGGGTCATCATTGGAAATCTTATGTGTATCATTACAGACTCCACTAATGTAAGATAGTTCTGTAGTGAACATTCAGTTCTGTCCATTTTCATTCTTTGCAATTCTAGCCATCTAAATGCAAAGTAACATGTCTTCTTTCAGATTTCGGCGTCCTGATTGGAAGAAACGTCGAATTCACTTACCTGACAACACAGTTAAATAGCATAATTTCATTATGAACGACGACATCATTAGAActaataattttcagaaagGTATCACAGTCAAAGTTGTTATAGTCAGAAGTGTTGGCTACAGcctcaaaattccatttaaaatagtttCTACAGTGACTAAAAATTCTTGTGTGTCCACAAATATTGCTGTATTGTAACCAAGAAGACAACTGATTGTGATAAGCAGCATGTGGAACATGGCGGCACATATACATTATACAAATTCGTGTTAAACTCTGAAAGAATGTATAATTCAAACTCAAATTCTCAATGTT of the Euwallacea fornicatus isolate EFF26 chromosome 9, ASM4011564v1, whole genome shotgun sequence genome contains:
- the Tango10 gene encoding BTB/POZ domain-containing protein 17, whose translation is MFFQEDNMYIINDTPAQEPRSACSSSSDDEYNDNCQITIDNSENILKVLKKLWQEKSMCDVYLKVGNKEYGAHRFILSATSDVFQAMLMNSAWSEWRESHIELQELPICENVFFTFLEYFYTGKILITHTNVMPILALADKYLVKSLTRICIMYMCRHVPHAAYHNQLSSWLQYSNICGHTRIFSHCRNYFKWNFEAVANTSDYNNFDCDTFLKIISSNDVVVHNEIMLFNCVVRWLELQRMKMDRTECSLQNYLTLVESVMIHIRFPMMTPRELADLLLSPLIKQHKEFFVDRMAIGMKYHSGYTDQLLPYYSKEKHLFTPRLYTSDSYSASLSIENFWNLQSYHTSTFVFSSHLSAAEHQSHNISEWVVELYPKGIHFKRCYLIVWQGTLEVPEEILRTVRLSLTCRDYPEPDMRVRVSILIYGVQGGVEHVMEVVERVHHFTPQHKILNIDDLIPFTELNTAAALQPVHETPYLVGPSRDHLKLNIVIAPIN